In Vigna unguiculata cultivar IT97K-499-35 chromosome 3, ASM411807v1, whole genome shotgun sequence, a single genomic region encodes these proteins:
- the LOC114176142 gene encoding probable flavin-containing monooxygenase 1 produces MDPNNYTKSYYMANQNQNQNRPMLVSKIGIIGAGVSGLAAAKQLSHHNPIVFEASDSIGGVWSHCSYNSTRLQSHRRDYEFTDFPWPQRDNPNFPTHFEILNYLHSYAHHFDIFKNIRFNSKVLQIRFSGNREVTHFSSLLPGQPVWEVAVRTNNSDTIQWYEFEFLVVCVGKYGDTPKIPSFPHKKGPQIFKGKVMHTLDYCKLDQEAATELLRGKKVVVVGFKKSGLDLAMECARANQGPEGEACTMVVRTLHWTVPHYWIWGLPFFMFFSTRSSQFIHERPDQGLLRTLLCLMLSPLRRGISKFIESYLLWKLPLEKYGLKPEHPFVEDYASCQMAIMPENFFSEAEKGKIVFKKASKWWFWNGGIEFEDNTKLNADVVILATGFDGKKKLKTILPEPFSSLLEYSSGIMPLYRGTIHPLIPNMAFVGFVESVSNLHSSELRSMWLSGLVDDKFKLPSVESMLSQTAKEIEVMKRSTRFYKRHCISTYSINHSDEICKDLGWSSWRKKNWLSEVFGPYSIQDYAKED; encoded by the exons ATGGATCCCAACAATTATACCAAATCATATTACATGGctaaccaaaaccaaaaccaaaatcgtCCCATGTTGGTCTCAAAAATTGGCATCATAGGGGCTGGGGTAAGTGGGTTAGCAGCTGCTAAACAATTATCTCATCACAACCCTATTGTTTTTGAGGCCTCAGATTCCATTGGTGGGGTTTGGAGCCATTGCTCCTACAACTCCACCAGGCTTCAGTCTCATCGTCGTGATTATGAATTCACCGATTTTCCTTGGCCTCAGAGGGACAACCCTAATTTTCCCACCCATTTCGAGATACTCAATTATCTACACTCTTATGCTCACCACTTTGACATTTTCAAGAACATCAGGTTCAACTCCAAAGTCCTCCAAATCCGATTCTCCGGCAACCGGGAAGTCACTCACTTTTCAAGCCTGCTTCCCGGTCAGCCTGTGTGGGAAGTTGCTGTGCGAACCAATAACTCAGACACCATTCAG TGGTATGAGTTCGAGTTTCTGGTGGTGTGCGTTGGAAAATATGGGGACACACCCAAGATTCCATCGTTTCCACATAAGAAAGGGCCACAGATATTCAAGGGAAAAGTAATGCATACGTTAGACTACTGTAAACTTGACCAAGAAGCTGCTACTGAACTTCTGAGAGGGAAAAAGGTGGTAGTTGTTGGTTTCAAAAAGTCTGGTCTTGATTTAGCCATGGAATGTGCACGGGCAAACCAAG GACCTGAAGGAGAAGCTTGCACCATGGTTGTAAGGACTTTGCATTGGACAGTTCCCCATTACTGGATTTGGGGATTGCCTTTTTTCATGTTCTTCTCAACAAGATCTTCTCAGTTTATCCACGAGAGACCAGATCAGGGCTTACTCAGGACTCTTCTCTGCCTCATGTTATCTCCACTG AGGCGTGGAATTTCAAAGTTTATTGAGTCCTACCTTCTGTGGAAACTTCCATTGGAGAAGTATGGATTAAAACCAGAACACCCCTTTGTGGAGGATTATGCATCTTGTCAAATGGCCATCATGCCAGAAAATTTCTTCTCCGAGGCTGAAAAAGGCAAAATTGTCTTTAAGAAGGCATCAAAATGGTGGTTCTGGAATGGAGGGATTGAATTTGAAGACAACACGAAGCTGAATGCTGATGTAGTGATTCTTGCAACTGGTTTTGATGGAAAGAAAAAACTCAAAACTATTTTACCAGAGCCTTTTAGTAGCTTGTTGGAGTACTCTTCTGGCATTATGCCTTTATATAG GGGAACTATTCATCCATTGATTCCAAACATGGCCTTTGTGGGTTTCGTGGAGAGTGTTTCAAATCTTCACTCATCAGAGCTACGTTCCATGTGGCTTTCTGGGCTGGTGGATGACAAATTCAAGCTCCCAAGTGTGGAGAGCATGCTTTCACAAACAGCCAAGGAGATAGAAGTGATGAAAAGATCAACAAGGTTCTATAAGAGGCACTGCATTTCCACTTACAGCATCAACCATAGTGATGAAATTTGTAAAGATTTAGGATGGAGTTCCTGGCGGAAGAAGAACTGGTTATCCGAAGTATTTGGCCCCTACAGCATTCAAGACTATGCCAAGGAAGATTGA
- the LOC114179565 gene encoding uncharacterized protein LOC114179565, with amino-acid sequence MTAAVSKVSGDIISSNFDRIRPPPPSPPDSSLLLATRPPRHAVSYWTCSKLCAICFVAGMVFGYSLRGRVKRWASNILKKLN; translated from the exons ATGACTGCTGCCGTCAGTAAGGTTTCCGGCGACATCATCTCGTCGAACTTCGACCGTATCCGACCGCCGCCGCCATCGCCTCCTGATTCTTCCCTTCTTTTAGCTACCAGACCTCCAAG ACACGCGGTGTCCTATTGGACGTGTTCAAAGCTTTGTGCAATTTGCTTTGTTGCTGGAATGGTTTTCGGTTACTCTCTCAGAGGACGAGTCAAGCGTTGGGCGTCTAACATCCTCAAGAAGCTCAACTGA
- the LOC114176143 gene encoding peroxiredoxin Q, chloroplastic, with the protein MASLSLPNHYLPTLLRSHSPNYPSSQNLPLSSTPSNSQFFGLKLSHSPSSSIPSSSFLRPSIFAKVNKGSKPPNFTLKDQNGKNVSLSSFKGKPVVVYFYPADETPGCTKQACAFRDSYEKFKKAGAVVVGISGDDASSHKAFASKYKLPFTLLSDEGNKVRKEWGVPGDFFGSLPGRETYVIDKNGVVQLVYNNQFQPEKHIDETLKILQSL; encoded by the exons ATGGCTTCCCTCTCTCTCCCTAACCACTATCTTCCCACCTTGCTTCGTTCTCACTCTCCCAACTACCCATCTTCCCAAAACCTCCCACTCTCTTCCACGCCTTCAAATTCTCAATTTTTCGGTCTCAAGCTCTCTCATTCTCCCTCTTCCTCAATCCCCTCTTCTTCTTTCCTCAGACCCTCCATTTTCGCCAAG GTGAATAAAGGTTCAAAGCCACCGAATTTCACACTCAAAGATCAGAATGGGAAGAATGTGAGTCTCTCCAGCTTCAAGGGAAAGCCAGTAGTTGTGTATTTCTACCCTGCTGATGAGACCCCTGGCTGTACCAAACAG GCTTGTGCTTTCAGGGATTCGTATGAGAAGTTCAAGAAAGCAGGAGCAGTGGTTGTTGGGATTAGTGGTGATGATGCTTCCTCTCACAAG GCATTTGCCAGCAAATACAAACTTCCATTTACCTTGTTGAGTGATGAGGGCAACAAGGTGAGAAAGGAATGGGGAGTGCCAGGTGATTTCTTTGGATCATTGCCTGGAAGAGAGACTTATGTGATTGATAAAAATGGGGTGGTCCAGCTTGTCTACAACAATCAATTCCAACCAGAAAAGCATATTGATGAGACCCTGAAAATACTTCAGAGCCTTTGA